A window of the Salvelinus fontinalis isolate EN_2023a chromosome 14, ASM2944872v1, whole genome shotgun sequence genome harbors these coding sequences:
- the LOC129810570 gene encoding tetratricopeptide repeat protein 39A-like isoform X5 yields MKMSGEAETLSNGSKKSDLSLALEDCMAAMDLFLRNDFDEALSRLRCRTKDSMYHALTYATILEMQAMMTFDPENILAAGNTMKEAQAVCQRFRKKSTFSNRNSTEEELHAEVCYAECLLQRAALTFLQDENMVSFIKGGIKVRNSYQTYKELHTVLQSSSYVHGDNHGHFEGGVKLGVGAFNLMISMLPTRTLRLLEFVGFSGNKEFGLQQLTEGAAGQTFRSFLCNMLLLCYHTFMSFILGTGEADVEDAEKLLQPYLKRYPKGSIFLFFAGRIEVIKGNLDAAIVRFEECCEAQQQWNQFHHMCYWELMWCFTYKRHWKMAYFYADLLSKENAWSKATYAYMKGAYLSMLTREECQPFRESEVALFSYLCGGNMALCVWLLWQVHGLKQKIAGKSLPTEKFAIRKARRYLTENPVTLPAPPLEMMYIWNGYTIIGKHKDLTEGMLKTLDEAQAKLESSPRTEFSIDDQCLLSLLRGLCLKHLGHQEEAEHYFTLVLCNETQIKFDHYLVPNALLEHGLLCLEQGRKEEGIKLLETAKQSYKNYSMESRTHFRIQAALHKAKATGENGIHTMPSSP; encoded by the exons AACCAAAGACAGCATGTACCATGCACTCACATACGCCACCATACTGGAGATGCAGGCCATGATGACCTTTGACCCGGAGAACATCCTGGCAGCTGGTAACACCATGAAGGAGGCTCAGGCAGTGTGTCAGCG GTTCCGCAAGAAGTCAACCTTTAGCAACAGAAACTCCACAGAAG AGGAACTCCATGCTGAAGTCTGCTATGCAGAATGTCTCCTGCAGAGGGCAGCACTCACCTTCCTTCAG GATGAAAACATGGTCAGTTTCATCAAGGGAGGAATTAAAGTGAGGAATAGCTACCAGACATATAA AGAGCTTCATACGGTTCTCCAGTCTTCAAGCTACGTCCATGGTGACAATCATGGGCATTTTGAAGGCGGGGTCAAGCTTGGAGTGGGAGCCTTCAACCTG ATGATCTCCATGCTGCCCACTCGGACCCTCAGGTTGCTGGAGTTTGTGGGTTTCTCTGGAAATAAG gagTTTGGCTTGCAGCAGCTGACGGAAGGCGCAGCAGGGCAGACGTTCAGGTCTTTCCTGTGTAATATGCTGCTGCTCTGCTACCACACCTTCATGAGCTTCATCCTGG GCACTGGGGAAGCGGATGTGGAGGATGCAGAGAAACTCCTTCAGCCATATCTCAAACGGTATCCTAAG GGATCCATCTTCTTGTTCTTCGCTGGTCGAATTGAGGTTATCAAAGGAAACCTGGACGCT gctatagtgcgctttgaggaGTGCTGTGAAGCTCAGCAGCAGTGGAATCAGTTCCATCACATGTGCTACTGGGAACTGATGTGGTGTTTCACATACAAGAGACATTGGAAGATGGCCTACTTCTACGCTGATCTGCTCAGCAAAGAGAATGCATGGTCCAAG GCAACATATGCGTATATGAAAGGTGCCTACCTCAGCATGCTGACCAGGGAGGAATGCCAACCATTCAGGGAGAGCGAGGTAGCGCTATTCAG ctatctttgcggtggaaacatggcgttgtgtgtttggctattgtg GCAGGTACATGGGCTTAAGCAGAAAATTGCTGGAAAGTCTTTGCCAACTGAGAAGTTTGCCATCCGAAAAGCCCGTCGCTACCTGACTGAGAACCCAGTTACACTACCTGCACCTCCTCTG GAAATGATGTATATCTGGAACGGCTACACAATCATCGGGAAACACAAAGACCTGACAGAGGGCATGCTGAAAACACTGGACGAGGCACAGGCGAAACTCGAAAGTAGCCCAA GGACCGAGTTCTCCATAGACGACCAGTGTCTGCTGAGCCTGCTTAGAGGTCTCTGTCTGAAGCACCTGGGACAccaggaggaggctgagcactACTTCACCCTTGTCCTCTGCAA TGAAACACAGATCAAGTTTGATCACTACTTGGTTCCCAATGCACTGCTGGAGCATGGGCTGCTATGTCTGGAAcaagggaggaaggaggagggaatcAAACTACTGGAGACGGCCAA GCAAAGTTACAAAAACTACTCCATGGAATCGCGGACACATTTCAGAATCCAGGCTGCTTTGCACAAGGCCAAGGCCACAGGCGAGAATGGAATTCACACCATGCCCTCCAGCCCGTAG
- the LOC129810570 gene encoding tetratricopeptide repeat protein 39A-like isoform X8 — MALCVWLLWQVHGLKQKIAGKSLPTEKFAIRKARRYLTENPVTLPAPPLEMMYIWNGYTIIGKHKDLTEGMLKTLDEAQAKLESSPRTEFSIDDQCLLSLLRGLCLKHLGHQEEAEHYFTLVLCNETQIKFDHYLVPNALLEHGLLCLEQGRKEEGIKLLETAKQSYKNYSMESRTHFRIQAALHKAKATGENGIHTMPSSP, encoded by the exons atggcgttgtgtgtttggctattgtg GCAGGTACATGGGCTTAAGCAGAAAATTGCTGGAAAGTCTTTGCCAACTGAGAAGTTTGCCATCCGAAAAGCCCGTCGCTACCTGACTGAGAACCCAGTTACACTACCTGCACCTCCTCTG GAAATGATGTATATCTGGAACGGCTACACAATCATCGGGAAACACAAAGACCTGACAGAGGGCATGCTGAAAACACTGGACGAGGCACAGGCGAAACTCGAAAGTAGCCCAA GGACCGAGTTCTCCATAGACGACCAGTGTCTGCTGAGCCTGCTTAGAGGTCTCTGTCTGAAGCACCTGGGACAccaggaggaggctgagcactACTTCACCCTTGTCCTCTGCAA TGAAACACAGATCAAGTTTGATCACTACTTGGTTCCCAATGCACTGCTGGAGCATGGGCTGCTATGTCTGGAAcaagggaggaaggaggagggaatcAAACTACTGGAGACGGCCAA GCAAAGTTACAAAAACTACTCCATGGAATCGCGGACACATTTCAGAATCCAGGCTGCTTTGCACAAGGCCAAGGCCACAGGCGAGAATGGAATTCACACCATGCCCTCCAGCCCGTAG
- the LOC129810570 gene encoding tetratricopeptide repeat protein 39A-like isoform X4: MKSLYISYSVCQMKMSGEAETLSNGSKKSDLSLALEDCMAAMDLFLRNDFDEALSRLRCRTKDSMYHALTYATILEMQAMMTFDPENILAAGNTMKEAQAVCQRFRKKSTFSNRNSTEEELHAEVCYAECLLQRAALTFLQDENMVSFIKGGIKVRNSYQTYKELHTVLQSSSYVHGDNHGHFEGGVKLGVGAFNLMISMLPTRTLRLLEFVGFSGNKEFGLQQLTEGAAGQTFRSFLCNMLLLCYHTFMSFILGTGEADVEDAEKLLQPYLKRYPKGSIFLFFAGRIEVIKGNLDAAIVRFEECCEAQQQWNQFHHMCYWELMWCFTYKRHWKMAYFYADLLSKENAWSKATYAYMKGAYLSMLTREECQPFRESEVALFSYLCGGNMALCVWLLWQVHGLKQKIAGKSLPTEKFAIRKARRYLTENPVTLPAPPLEMMYIWNGYTIIGKHKDLTEGMLKTLDEAQAKLESSPRTEFSIDDQCLLSLLRGLCLKHLGHQEEAEHYFTLVLCNETQIKFDHYLVPNALLEHGLLCLEQGRKEEGIKLLETAKQSYKNYSMESRTHFRIQAALHKAKATGENGIHTMPSSP, translated from the exons AACCAAAGACAGCATGTACCATGCACTCACATACGCCACCATACTGGAGATGCAGGCCATGATGACCTTTGACCCGGAGAACATCCTGGCAGCTGGTAACACCATGAAGGAGGCTCAGGCAGTGTGTCAGCG GTTCCGCAAGAAGTCAACCTTTAGCAACAGAAACTCCACAGAAG AGGAACTCCATGCTGAAGTCTGCTATGCAGAATGTCTCCTGCAGAGGGCAGCACTCACCTTCCTTCAG GATGAAAACATGGTCAGTTTCATCAAGGGAGGAATTAAAGTGAGGAATAGCTACCAGACATATAA AGAGCTTCATACGGTTCTCCAGTCTTCAAGCTACGTCCATGGTGACAATCATGGGCATTTTGAAGGCGGGGTCAAGCTTGGAGTGGGAGCCTTCAACCTG ATGATCTCCATGCTGCCCACTCGGACCCTCAGGTTGCTGGAGTTTGTGGGTTTCTCTGGAAATAAG gagTTTGGCTTGCAGCAGCTGACGGAAGGCGCAGCAGGGCAGACGTTCAGGTCTTTCCTGTGTAATATGCTGCTGCTCTGCTACCACACCTTCATGAGCTTCATCCTGG GCACTGGGGAAGCGGATGTGGAGGATGCAGAGAAACTCCTTCAGCCATATCTCAAACGGTATCCTAAG GGATCCATCTTCTTGTTCTTCGCTGGTCGAATTGAGGTTATCAAAGGAAACCTGGACGCT gctatagtgcgctttgaggaGTGCTGTGAAGCTCAGCAGCAGTGGAATCAGTTCCATCACATGTGCTACTGGGAACTGATGTGGTGTTTCACATACAAGAGACATTGGAAGATGGCCTACTTCTACGCTGATCTGCTCAGCAAAGAGAATGCATGGTCCAAG GCAACATATGCGTATATGAAAGGTGCCTACCTCAGCATGCTGACCAGGGAGGAATGCCAACCATTCAGGGAGAGCGAGGTAGCGCTATTCAG ctatctttgcggtggaaacatggcgttgtgtgtttggctattgtg GCAGGTACATGGGCTTAAGCAGAAAATTGCTGGAAAGTCTTTGCCAACTGAGAAGTTTGCCATCCGAAAAGCCCGTCGCTACCTGACTGAGAACCCAGTTACACTACCTGCACCTCCTCTG GAAATGATGTATATCTGGAACGGCTACACAATCATCGGGAAACACAAAGACCTGACAGAGGGCATGCTGAAAACACTGGACGAGGCACAGGCGAAACTCGAAAGTAGCCCAA GGACCGAGTTCTCCATAGACGACCAGTGTCTGCTGAGCCTGCTTAGAGGTCTCTGTCTGAAGCACCTGGGACAccaggaggaggctgagcactACTTCACCCTTGTCCTCTGCAA TGAAACACAGATCAAGTTTGATCACTACTTGGTTCCCAATGCACTGCTGGAGCATGGGCTGCTATGTCTGGAAcaagggaggaaggaggagggaatcAAACTACTGGAGACGGCCAA GCAAAGTTACAAAAACTACTCCATGGAATCGCGGACACATTTCAGAATCCAGGCTGCTTTGCACAAGGCCAAGGCCACAGGCGAGAATGGAATTCACACCATGCCCTCCAGCCCGTAG